The following proteins are co-located in the Deltaproteobacteria bacterium genome:
- a CDS encoding biopolymer transporter ExbD, with translation MAATQNDSDDIITGINVTPLVDIILVLLIIFMLTANIIAKPSIHVQLPKASTGEATEPTTIALTLNKEGDIFLNGAVTDEAALRKYLQELGESDPKTQAIIAADKEVLHGRVIWLIDMVRTAKIYNFAINIDPSVNAPVK, from the coding sequence ATGGCGGCAACACAAAACGACTCTGACGATATTATCACCGGCATTAATGTTACCCCGTTGGTTGATATTATTTTAGTTCTACTGATTATATTCATGTTAACTGCTAATATTATTGCCAAGCCCTCGATTCATGTTCAATTGCCCAAAGCCTCAACTGGCGAAGCAACCGAGCCAACAACTATAGCGCTAACCTTAAATAAAGAAGGTGATATTTTTCTTAATGGTGCCGTAACTGATGAAGCAGCACTGCGTAAATATTTGCAAGAACTCGGTGAATCTGATCCTAAAACTCAGGCAATAATCGCTGCCGATAAAGAAGTTTTGCATGGGCGAGTTATTTGGTTGATTGATATGGTGCGCACCGCAAAAATTTATAATTTTGCAATTAACATCGACCCAAGTGTTAATGCACCGGTAAAGTGA
- a CDS encoding MotA/TolQ/ExbB proton channel family protein, whose protein sequence is MSGEVVPIVEVHVNGIEARMLELFLYMGSQWVLYILLFLSVIAFAIAFERLLHFFQTRENLENLSKQLSKCLNTDDLAGARKLLEQSRSHMAKVALRGLDGLNLGSGALEEVIAGATQIERLKMERGLAFLGTLGNNAPFVGLFGTVLGIIRAFRDLSINTIEGSAAVMAGIAEALVATAVGLLVALPAVALFNTFQRHIRTKLAGTEALTRELLAHAKRNI, encoded by the coding sequence ATGTCTGGCGAAGTTGTTCCAATAGTCGAAGTTCATGTCAATGGCATAGAAGCTCGAATGCTTGAGTTATTTTTATATATGGGCTCGCAATGGGTATTATATATTTTATTGTTTTTAAGTGTTATTGCCTTTGCTATTGCTTTTGAACGGTTGTTGCATTTTTTTCAAACTCGTGAAAATTTAGAGAATCTCTCAAAACAATTATCCAAATGTCTAAATACTGATGATCTTGCTGGTGCTCGCAAATTGCTTGAACAAAGCCGTTCTCATATGGCCAAAGTTGCACTGCGTGGTCTCGATGGTCTTAATTTAGGTTCTGGTGCGCTTGAAGAAGTGATAGCTGGCGCTACTCAAATTGAGCGCCTTAAGATGGAGAGAGGCCTCGCTTTTTTAGGCACCTTAGGCAACAATGCGCCATTTGTCGGTTTATTTGGTACGGTGCTTGGTATTATTAGGGCTTTTCGTGATTTGTCGATTAATACTATCGAAGGTTCAGCTGCAGTAATGGCTGGTATTGCCGAAGCACTAGTTGCTACTGCGGTTGGTCTATTGGTGGCGTTACCTGCTGTTGCTTTGTTTAATACTTTTCAAAGACATATTCGCACCAAGCTTGCAGGTACAGAAGCGCTTACTCGGGAATTATTAGCACATGCAAAGCGTAATATTTAG
- a CDS encoding OmpA family protein — MSKFTCFIFSLKRLSLRPCNFGVLLLLFGFILTACVAASKLRENSKAIATKITQARDNGAMFCAPAELAKAEANYNFIEHELGQGDFRRAETHYRLALDNIDKALSKTDPEKCDKRDKDSDGVFDRLDKCPSDAGPVENQGCPDVDSDQDTIVDRLDKCPQQAGPVENEGCPDIDTDKDNIVDRLDKCPQQPGPQVTQGCPDPDTDLDGVVDRLDKCPNEPGVANNNGCPSLDRDIDGIPDDVDQCPDVPGLAPTGCPKRVLVVKTDKQIQIKQQIRFKGGRSQIRGAISYEILDQIAAVLRSNPMLKIVIEGHTDSVGSEKRNQRLSQKRAEAVREALISRKIDPNRLEAIGYGESKPLESNKTRKGRAANRRVEFNIVEIKAEAAPNNALPEGAKLEPTP, encoded by the coding sequence ATGTCTAAGTTTACATGTTTTATCTTCAGCCTTAAGAGGTTAAGTTTGCGACCATGTAATTTTGGTGTTTTGTTGCTTTTATTTGGTTTTATTTTAACAGCATGTGTAGCTGCGAGTAAGTTACGTGAAAATAGTAAGGCTATCGCAACAAAGATCACCCAAGCTCGTGATAACGGTGCCATGTTTTGCGCACCTGCTGAGCTTGCAAAAGCTGAAGCAAATTATAACTTTATTGAACATGAGCTAGGTCAAGGCGATTTTCGTCGTGCCGAAACCCATTATCGCCTTGCTCTTGATAACATCGATAAAGCACTATCAAAAACCGATCCTGAAAAATGTGATAAACGCGATAAAGATAGCGATGGTGTTTTCGATCGTCTAGATAAATGTCCGAGTGATGCGGGCCCGGTTGAAAATCAAGGTTGCCCTGATGTTGATAGCGATCAAGATACCATTGTCGATCGTCTTGATAAATGCCCACAACAAGCTGGGCCTGTTGAGAACGAAGGTTGTCCTGATATCGATACCGACAAAGATAATATAGTTGATCGTCTAGATAAATGTCCGCAGCAACCAGGGCCACAAGTGACCCAAGGCTGCCCAGATCCCGACACTGATCTTGATGGTGTTGTTGATCGTCTAGATAAATGCCCGAATGAGCCTGGTGTGGCTAACAATAATGGTTGTCCCTCACTTGACCGTGACATTGATGGTATACCTGATGATGTTGATCAGTGCCCTGATGTCCCTGGTTTAGCTCCTACTGGCTGCCCCAAGCGCGTTTTAGTTGTTAAGACCGACAAGCAAATACAAATTAAGCAACAGATTAGGTTCAAAGGCGGTCGTTCACAGATCCGTGGCGCTATTTCATATGAAATACTTGATCAGATCGCAGCAGTATTAAGGTCTAATCCGATGCTTAAGATTGTTATTGAAGGTCATACTGACAGCGTTGGTTCAGAAAAGCGCAATCAAAGACTTTCGCAAAAACGTGCCGAAGCCGTACGCGAGGCATTGATCTCACGTAAAATTGATCCCAATCGTTTAGAAGCAATTGGTTATGGCGAAAGCAAACCATTAGAATCTAATAAAACCAGAAAAGGTCGTGCCGCTAATCGCAGAGTTGAATTTAATATTGTTGAAATTAAAGCAGAGGCAGCTCCAAATAATGCTTTGCCAGAAGGTGCAAAATTAGAGCCAACCCCATAA